The genomic stretch AACTCCCTACCACTCCGAAACCCATGCGGATTCATATCCTTTATTTAACAAATTCAGAGATGACGCTGGAGTCTTCGATTCCATAAATGCATATTCCGTTCCCATAAAATTAGCAAAATGCTTGCTTTCCTGACGACGAATCCTCCGTGCTTCTTTCCGTTCAGGCGCTGTTTGAAATAACAGCCGCTCTTCCGCAGTTTCTGCTAATACGCCTGGAACAGTCGTTGGTTTGTCATCCTCGCCGAGTGCTACGAAGGTTAAGAATGAAGTAGCACATACCTTGCGACCGCCCGTCAGCAAATCCTCTGTTACTACTCGTACAAACACCTCCATCGAGGTTTTGTGGGACCAAGTAACGAAAGCAGATAAGCTTACAGCATCACCCTTTTTAACGGGATGCAGGAAGTCAACAGAATCGGTCGAAGCTGTTACAACAGGACGACGTGAATGCTTAGTTGCAGCGATCGTTGCTACATCATCTATATAGGCCATAAGCTTGCCTCCAAAAATCGTTCCGTGATGATTGGTATCTGGAGGCAATACGATTGATTCTTTAATTGTCAGTGAAGCGGACGCTGGTCTTGATGATAATGGTATATTAAGCTTTTCCATCATTTTCATGGTACACCTTTTTTCTTCATAAATTTTTGATACTCATAAGTTTACACCCGTACAACCTATAGGTAAAATACATATATCGAATAGTTTTCATTCCTTTTCACTATACTTCCTTTGTATACAGCACCCGCGTTGATTACTGCAAGCACCTTAAAGGAGCTCATCTGATGGACTTAAAACATTTAAATTATTTTGTTGCTGTAGCAGAAGCCGGAAGCTTCACGCTTGCAGCACGCAAGCTGCATATCACACAGCCTTCTTTATCCAAAATGGTACGTCTGCTTGAGGAAGATTTAGGTGTACAGCTCATTGACCGGTCCTCAAAGCAAATTGAGCTCACTGATGCTGGTATGACTATTCTTCGTTCAGCGAAGCAAATCATACAGTCCTTCGAGCATATGTCGAGTGAATTGGAGGAGGTTGTATCCTTAAAGAAAGGAACGCTTCGTCTTGGCATTCCACCTATGGTTGGAAGTTATTTCTTACCTGCTATTATTGAGAAATTTTTAACTAGCTTTCCACACATCAAGCTGCAAGTAATCGAACAAGGAGGCAAAAGCTTAGAGCAGGATTTATTGCAAGGGGAGCTTGATTTCAGCATGGTTATTCTTCCCGTAAAGGATATCGAGAAGTATCATATTTTTCCCTGCATTAATGAAAACTTGCGACTAGTTGTTCATTCCAATCATCGACTCGCTTCATGCTCATCCATTGCAATGAAACAACTGGCAGATGAATCTTTTATTATGTTCCGTAAAGATTTCACTATTCATCACCTCATTGCTGAGCAGTGCGAGGCAGCGGGCTTTGAACCGAGGATCGTATTTGAGAGCTCCCAGTGGGATTTTATGACAGAAATGGTTGCTGCTCGGTATGGCATAACTCTTTTGCCTGAAGGGATATGCAAGCAGCTCGACACGGAGCGTTTTACAACGATCCCCATCATTCAACCTGAAATCCCTTGGAAATTATCGATGATATGGCGCAAAGACAAATATCTTTCGTTCGCCTCCCGTGAATGGATTCGAATGATTGAATCAGAGCTCGAACCATTCTTACCATAATCCCATGAGCCATGGCGTCGCGAGCAGCGTGACGAATGCGGTTACCATCATAGCGATGCTAGCGACTGATCCCGTGACCGCATCATATTCGAGCGCTTTACTAATTCCAGCAGAATGTGCACTCGTTCCAAATAATATGCCGCGAGCTACTGCACTTTTAATACCAAACCATTTTATAATAAGCGGACCTGCTATTAAGCCGATCAATCCGGTTATGAGCGTGGCGACTGCCGTTATCGTCGGAACTCCTCCGATGGAGCCAGAGATGGATACCGCGATCGGGGTTGTAGCGGATCGCGGCGCAAGACTTTCAATCACTTCGGTATCTAGCCCGAATAAATAAGCAGCGCCGACTGAAGTAATAATAGCGATTACTGCGCCTGCCGTAACGCTGATCGCAATAACCCAAACGTTTTTCCGCAAAATATCCATATGTCGATATAAAGTGATTGCAAGCGCAATCGTAGCTGGCTCTACTAGCAGCGGTGTCAAATAAACCTTAGGAAATAAGCCATAAAGCCTTTTTGCTGCCAAATAAATGACAACTGTGATTATTAACCACAAAGCAGCTTGAATCATCGCACGTCACCCTCTCGCTTTCTTGTCATACGCTGACTCAATATTCCAGCTAGAATCATGACAAGAACTGTAAAGAAAGGCAGTATCCGTATTGGGCTCCCGCCTATGGCAGGCTCCAGCTTTTTCCCAAGTGTTATTAAGAGCTTTCAGGATCAATATCCTGGAATTTCGATTAAGCTAATGGAGTATGGAGCCAAAAAAGTAGAAGAGCATGTCTCACAAGGATTGTTGGATGTAGGAGTTGTATTGTGGCCAATCGATAACGATGTTTTTGATTCATTCCAGCTCGTGGAAGACCACATGAGAGTTGTTATGCATCCTTCGCACCCGCTTGCTGCAAGCAAGCAAATCAGCCTAAACGAGCTATCAAGCGAGCGGTTCATATTGTTTAATAGTGAATTTGCACTTCATGATCGAATTATAGACGAATGCCAAACGATAGGCTTCATTCCCCACATCGTATATGAAAGTTCGCAATGGGATTTTATCGGAAAAATGGTCGCTGAAAACCTCGGCATTGCCATGCTCCCTGCTCGCATCTGTCAATTGCTTGATTCAGGAGAGGTGTGTACAGCAGCGCTATGCGAGCCCATTATCCCTTGGCGGCTTGCCATGGTATGGAAACGCTCTGGCTATCTCTCTTTAGCGACCAGAGAATGGATTGCTTTTAATAAGCAGCGGTTTGCACAAAAAGAAGAACAGCTTGATTAGCAAAGCTGTTCTTCTTTTTGTCTTTATTCAGTTAACTCCACGATTTACCCGTTTTTCAGGCTTTTTATTTTTATCTATATAACATAAATAGTTGTTCTTTCCGTTCTTTTTCACCTCATACATTGCTTTATCAGCGTTTCTCATAAGCTCAATTGTATCCTTGCCATGGTCTGGGTATACCGCAATACCGATGCTGGCCGTGACCGTATATTCCTTCCTATTGAAATGAATTGGCATTTGAATCAGCTTAATAATCCGCTTCGCTAGCTCAGCTATATCATCATATTCATTTACATTATTTAAGATAACGGTAAGCTCGTCGCCGCCAAAACGTGAAACCTCCACCTGTTCATCGTTAATATTTTCAAGTAATCGGTTGCCAATTTCCTTCAACACGAGATCACCATAATAATGTCCAAGCTTATCATTAATCCGTTTAAAACCATCAATATCAATCATCATGAGTACAAAAGATTTATTTTCGTTCGAACATACTGCTAACGACTGTTCAAAATCTTTATTAAATTTATGGCGGTTAGGTAAGCCTGTCAATTCATCATAAAAGGCTAGTTTATATAAATTTTCAGTGGCACGCTTCTCTTCGGTTATATTTCTTGCTATAAAATAGCTGCCGATTTGCTTTCCATCTTCGGTATAAGGAATTTGAGAAACTGACAATTCAACACGGTTGCCTTTCTGATGAATGATCGCCGTGTCAAAGCTGGTTATTCCATGGGCGATTACCCGAAGAATAGTTCGGCGCTCATCTGCAGCAATACTTTTGAGCATAAAAAATAATGGCTGTTTATTTAATTGGTTATGGGTATAGCCCGTTAGTGTGCTAAATGCAAAATTACTTCCAATGATTTGACAAGTTTTATCTACAAGCAGCACACCATCACGATTATTCTCAAAGAGGGCCTGATGCCCTGTTTTCTTCATATGATCATCCTGTTTAATAACAAAGCTCCGTTTTAAAGATAACATTCTGAGAATTTCACATTCCTTTCATAGGTTTTAAGTCGTAGTCTCTTCATTATAAATATCTCTTTTGAAATTTTTTTGAAACTTCGTCTTAAAGTTACTTAAAAACTGTATAACCCCCTCCTAAAGAACCACTCCTAAATATCCAAACATTTCTATTTCATTCATTTACAAAAGGACTAATCTATTATAAAATTCTTTATAACGAACATTTTAGTTCGTCAATAATGTACGGTTGGGAGGTGTCGATGTCATGTCCAGAGTGAAAAAAGTATGTTTACTCGTCTTGCTTATCACTGTATGTGCTTTTCCAGCCTCTGCATTTGCAGCAAGTAGCAATAATCATTCGAGTAAAGAAAGCAGCTTTTTTTCCAGCTTCTTTTCTATTTTCAGCGGATCCAAAAGTGATCAATCTCAATCAAAACAACCGAAGCCTATAGATACATATAAGGTTGTTAATTATTGGGAGTCGAAAAACTGGTTTAGTTGGTTTGATAAAAAAGATAACTGGTACGATGACAAACATTGGGGAGATGATAAATCGATAGATTCTTATAAAATCTGGGAGTTTTACTATTGCTATTAGTCTATTCTTGTAAGTTGTAAGTGAATAATCTCTTATATTTGTTGTGAACCGTTGGCACTGGCCAGCGGTTTTTTAATATTTATGAAAAATCAAAAGGTTTAACGTATTATTTGTCGAAATAAAAAACATGAAAACTTCTAAGCGAAATATTATTCTAATTACATTATTATTTCTCACTATCCTTACTGGATTTCGATTAATTTGGAATTCTATACACACGATTTCTAGCCATACAAAAGCCTCACAAGGCGTCCTTGATCTACGCTCTTACGGATCTCTAGCAAACGCTACTTTTTTACTTCATGGTGAATGGGAGTTTTATCCTAACCAATTCGTCATGCCTGACTCTGCTAACTTGTCAGATCATGTAAATAATAAGAAGTATATACAAGTACCTGGAAATTGGTCAGATCAGTTCGACGAAGACTCTTCCGACTATCAATTTGGAACTTATCGTTTACGAATTATGACTAGCCAGAATATCGACCGTTCATATGGCCTATGGTTCACAGAAGTAGCTAGCGCTTCCAGTGTATTTGCCAATGGTAAGCTACTAGCAACATCGGGAACTCCCGCTGAGGATTATGAAAGCTTCATACCTCGGAAGATTCCTTACTCCGTATCCTTTTTACCTGAATCGAATGAGTTTGAAATTATAATCCAAGTTTCTAATTCTAGTACATATAGTATGGGAGGCATCACCAGCTCGATTAAATTTGGCGATAAAGCGGCTATTGAGAAGAAACGCTTATTCGCATTAGCTTTGCAACTGATGGTCTGTGTTATTTTTCTGCTGAATGGCTTCTATGCTGGCATCATCTATTTCATTGACCGAACGCAGAAGGTCATGATTTATTTTTTTCTACTCGTTGTCAGCGCAGGCATAGGCATTTTAATGGATGATGATAAAATATTACTTACCTGGCTGCCTTTAGATTATGATTTGTCTATTCGATTAGTAATCTTATTATATACAGCAAACGCAGCATTTTTAATGCAGGTTGTCAGAGAGCTATTTCCAGAATATAAACGAATCACGCCTTTAAAATGGTTTTTGTGGCTATGTATTTTATACTCGCTATTTAACATCATAGCTCCTATACAGAGTGTACTTTCAGTAAAGTTTCTTCTTGGTCTATTGATGGCCGTATCTTCAATAACGGTACTCTTCCTTATTATGAAGCTCGTTTTTACGAAGAGCGGTCATATGATTTATTTATTGCTTTCCGCTGCAGGTATCGCCTCAAGCATCTTTTGGGGACAAATTAAATCGTATGGGAATTTCGATGTCGGCTATTATCCATTTGACATGATCGTTGCTATGCTCGGCTTTGCTGCCTATTGGTTTAAACTTTATTTCCAAAACGCCAATCAAATGATCAAGCTAGCGCAAAAGCTGCAAAAAGCAGACAAAACGAAGGATGAATTTCTAGCAACTACATCTCATGAATTACGCACTCCGCTTCATGGCATTATTTCAATTGCACAAACAGTTCTCGAGAGCACCGATCAAACGGTAAAAGCAAATCATAAAAAAGATTTAATGCTTCTTATAACCATTGGTAGACGAATGTCCTATCTCATAAATGATTTACTTGATTTGACTCAACTTCGTGAAAATCGAATTCGACTGCATGCTAGAAACGTGAATATTAATTCGATTGCTAATGGTGTGTTAGAAATGCTTCAAGCTCTGACTGATGGAAAACCAATCCGCTTCTTACTCCAAGTGCCGGATACATTCCCTGAGGTACTGGCTGACGAGAAACGATTAATGCAAATATTGTTCAATATCTTATATAACGCTGTTAAGTTTACCGACAAAGGAACGATTACGTTACACGCGGAGCTAATTGACGGCATGGCACATATTCATATATCAGATCCAGGCATTGGAATGGATGAAGAAACGTTAAGTCGTATATTCATGGCTTATGAGCAAGGTGATCCTACCGCTTCAATATCAGCCGGAGGTATTGGGCTTGGACTCAATATTTCACAAAAGCTGGTTCATCTACACGGTGGTGAGCTGTACGCTCACTCTTCACCGGGAAAAGGATCTACATTCTCCTTTAGCCTGCCGCTATTTCATCCAGCATCAGAGGAACATTCTGCTGTGGAGCATCCGATATTCCATGAGCTATTCGTAGTCCCTGCTATACGTGGCATGGAAGAGGATATTGTGATAGAGTCTTCGACCTTGCCATCAGCGAGAAGACCTAAAATATTAGCAGTTGATGATGATCCGATAAATTTAAAAATATTAACTAAAATATTATCGAATGACTATTTTGAATTAGAGCTTGTAAACAGCGGCAGTGAAGCGCTTGCCAAATTGACCGATCAGCAATGGGACTTAATTATTGCGGATGTGATGATGCCAAACATGTCAGGCTATCAATTGACGCAATTGGTTAGAAAACGCTTCTCGATTTCAGAGCTGCCTATCCTGCTCTTAACTGCGCGCAGCAATGCTGATGATATTTATTATGGCTTCCAATCTGGAGCTAACGATTATGTCACAAAGCCAATAGATGCGACTGAGCTTCGTGTCCGGGTACGCTCTTTAACCGATCTCAAAAAATCGGTTACTGAACGATTAAGCATGGAGGCAGCCTATCTACAAGCACAGATTCAGCCGCACTTTCTATTTAATACATTGAACTCCATTAGCGCGCTGAGTGATATCGATACGATCAAAATGCAAAAGCTGATCCATGCATTCTCCAACTATTTGAGGATAAGCTACGATTTCCTAAATGCCACACCACTTGTAAACATCAACCATGAGCTCGATCTTGTCAAAGCTTACTTGTATATTGAGCAAGAGCGTTTTGAAGATCGTTTAACGATCATTTGGGAGATAGAAAGTGATCTTAATTTCAAGCTGCCTCCGCTTTCCGTTCAGCCGCTTGTAGAAAATGCGGTTAAGCATGGTATTTTGAGCCGATATAAAGGCGGTACATTATGGATTAGGGTGATTACGCACTCTAATTTTACAGAAGTAACGATAAAGGACAATGGAATTGGCATGAGTGAAGAGAAGCTATCAGCACTTCTGGATGGACCTTTTCTAGAGCAAAGAGGAATTGGCTTACTAAATACGGATAGGCGCTTGAAGAAGCAATATGGCAATGGGCTTACCATTTTAAGCATTCTTAATGAAGGAACAAGCATTTCCTTCTCCATTCCGAACGAAATGCCGACTTGAACGTTAAAAAATGATAATATAAATACGTACAAACTTGAAAGGCGGAGATTACATGGTACATAACTTCATCATTGCGCCCCAAACCTATATTTCCTTCGAAAACGAAGCAGAGCAAATAGAAAAATGCAAGGAATGGAGCTTGCTGTCAGAGAAAGCAGCTAAATCGAAAGCGTTCTTCTACAAGCGCAATGGAATATCTCTTCCTTGCAGCATCGTCGGATATGTCGATAAGCTGACTGCGGTCATTTCATTCGAAAACGATCAAAAGCACTGCATTCACCCCTCTTATCTTAAGGAGATGCAAGCTGCCAATTATGGTCAAAGGGCTGCGGCCGCTATTGAAGAAGCTATAATTTTAGAGAGTGAAGCAGCTCCTGAGCTTGAGAATAATGCAGCTGCCGAGTTTTTAGCCACCGACGAGCCGGCGGAGCAATCATTGCCTGCTGCGGCTGAAGAACCAGTTATTGAGCCTAAAGTCGAAGCAGCATCAAAAGCAAAAACGAAAAAAGAGAAGAAGCCAAAGCTTGAGCTTCCAGAGGCAAAGGTGAAACTGGTCGCCACGGTTAAGGAATTTACAACCGTTCCGAACAATTTTTCCGATACCGAGGATGAAGTCGTTATCTATGAAGCCGTTGCTATTTCCGATCCTGATTTAACGATTGGCGACGCCTGGTCCAGCCATAGCGCTACGCTCAAAAAATTCGAGCTCGAAATTGGAGACATCCTGAATTTTGAAGGAAAAGTGGTCGCGAAGAAGCTCTCTAAGCACCCTATTCCGTACAAGATTAACAATCCAGCTAAAATTCAAAAAGAAAAATTGGAATAACAATGAAATAAGAGCTGCACAAAAAAGAAAAAGAGGCTGTTGCTTTTAACCCTTGCGGGAATTAAAGCAACAGCCTCTGCTATTTACGAGCGATCAACTGAATGAATGATTAGCGAATACGGTAGCTGAGTTCATTCCAGCGAAGCTCATTGCGAACGCTGCGTACTGACGAGTTTTTATCAATAACGACGGTTTCGATACCGACCAGATCAGCCCAATCTACCAGTTGCTCCGTTGTTACTACATAGGAGAATACGGTATGATGCGCCCCGCCAGCATAGATCCAGCTCTCTGCTGCATCACGAAGGGATGGCTGCGGCTTCCACAATACACGCGCAACTGGAAGCTTTGGCATTTCGTGCATTGGTTTAACTGCGTCTACTTTGTTGATAATCAAACGGAAGCGATTACCGAGATCTACAAGTGAAGCATTAAGCGCTGCACCCGCGCGTCCGTCAAATACGATACGAGCTGGATCAGCTTTACCGCCGATTCCTAGTGGATGAACCTCAATTTTCGGACGGTTATCTGCAATCGTAGGACAAACCTCAAGCATATGAGAGCCGAGTACAAGCTCATTGCCTTCTTCAAGATGGTAGGTGTAATCCTCCATGAAGGAAGTGCCTTTGTTGTTTGCAATCAGCTTCATCAGACGAGTAAGAGCAGAAGTTTTCCAGTCCCCTTCGCCGCCGAAGCCATAGCCTTGCTCCATCAGACGCTGTACCGCTAGACCTGGAAGCTGCTTCATACCGTGCAGATCTTCAAAGGAAGTCGTGAACGCGGAGAAGCCGCCCTCTTGCAGGAATGCTTTGAGTCCAAGCTCGATGCGAGCTTGCTCGCCAATGGCTGCCCAAGATGCCGAGTTGCCGCGAGTCTCGGATGAAATAACGTATTGCTCGTTGTATTCCTCAAGAAGCTGCTTCACCTCTGATTCGGATACTTCATTCATTCGAGCAACTAGATCGCCGATGCCGTAGCCGTTTATCGACCAGCCCAATTTAATTTGCGCTTCAACCTTGTCGCCTTCTGTAACGGAAACTTGACGCATATTGTCACCGAAGCGGGCTACTTTCAAATGGCGGCCTTCGTTAACTGCAATTGCAGTCCCCATCCAGCTGCCGATACGCGAACGCGTCTCGCCATCTTCCCAGTGTCCAGTAACTACTTTGCGTTCAATGTTCAGACGGGAGAAAATATGTCCATACTCACGATCGCCATGCGCCGATTGATTCGTATTCATGAAATCCATATCAATCGTTTCCCAAGGAATATCGCGGTTAAATTGTGTATGAAGGTGCAGAAGCGGCTTACGAAGCTCCGACAAGCCATGAATCCACATTTTAGCTGGAGAGAAGGTGTGCATCCAAGTAATAATGCCCGCACAGTTCTCGTCTGCCTTAGCTTCAATACAAAGCTTATAAATTTCTTCAGGAGTTGTTACTACAGGTTTAAATACGATCTCAGAAGCAATAATAGAATCATCGTTCAACGCAGCAGTAATAATACGTGAATGCTGTGCTACTTCCTCTAGCGTCTCAGGTCCGTACAAGTGCTGGCTTCCGGTAACAAACCAAAATTGATAAGGTTTTACTTGCAACATTTTAATGGTTCCTCCTCAAGTTTTGCGAATGCAAAACAGCTTCGTAAGCATTCACTTAAGTTTTGCGAATGCAAAACAGCTTCGTAAGCATTCACTCAAGTTTTGCGAATGCAAAACAGCTTCGTAAATTTAACTTGTACGGACATTAGGGAGCATTCATTACGTCCATACCCCCAACTTGTACATACAAGCAACTCTACGTTTATCATACTCTGAACAGGAGAGGTTTTCAATAACATTCCTCTATAAAAATGAAAATTCCTCGTTAAATTTGTTCCAACCGATAGGTATAGCCGCAGAAGGAGCAGCGGAATAAAACACTTTTATCGCCAATGGTAAACGTCAGCCTCTCATCATCTTCAATTTCAATAAACTCTCTTCCCTGCTCGTCCCGATCTCCAGTTGCAAACATAGACGTCTTGTTCCCGCACTCACACTCAAAGCTCATCATAATTATGTACTCCTCTTTTTTTGAATTACCAGCCGATAATTGTTATGCTTTCATTGCTTCATTGTGTTAGCTTCGATATAATTAGCGATGACATTATTATATTACAAAAACAACGTCAAGGAAGGGTTACGAATAACATGTACATAGCAGATAAATG from Paenibacillus sp. FSL H8-0548 encodes the following:
- a CDS encoding acyl-CoA thioesterase, with amino-acid sequence MMEKLNIPLSSRPASASLTIKESIVLPPDTNHHGTIFGGKLMAYIDDVATIAATKHSRRPVVTASTDSVDFLHPVKKGDAVSLSAFVTWSHKTSMEVFVRVVTEDLLTGGRKVCATSFLTFVALGEDDKPTTVPGVLAETAEERLLFQTAPERKEARRIRRQESKHFANFMGTEYAFMESKTPASSLNLLNKGYESAWVSEW
- a CDS encoding LysR family transcriptional regulator, with protein sequence MDLKHLNYFVAVAEAGSFTLAARKLHITQPSLSKMVRLLEEDLGVQLIDRSSKQIELTDAGMTILRSAKQIIQSFEHMSSELEEVVSLKKGTLRLGIPPMVGSYFLPAIIEKFLTSFPHIKLQVIEQGGKSLEQDLLQGELDFSMVILPVKDIEKYHIFPCINENLRLVVHSNHRLASCSSIAMKQLADESFIMFRKDFTIHHLIAEQCEAAGFEPRIVFESSQWDFMTEMVAARYGITLLPEGICKQLDTERFTTIPIIQPEIPWKLSMIWRKDKYLSFASREWIRMIESELEPFLP
- a CDS encoding LrgB family protein, which codes for MIQAALWLIITVVIYLAAKRLYGLFPKVYLTPLLVEPATIALAITLYRHMDILRKNVWVIAISVTAGAVIAIITSVGAAYLFGLDTEVIESLAPRSATTPIAVSISGSIGGVPTITAVATLITGLIGLIAGPLIIKWFGIKSAVARGILFGTSAHSAGISKALEYDAVTGSVASIAMMVTAFVTLLATPWLMGLW
- a CDS encoding LysR substrate-binding domain-containing protein: MTRTVKKGSIRIGLPPMAGSSFFPSVIKSFQDQYPGISIKLMEYGAKKVEEHVSQGLLDVGVVLWPIDNDVFDSFQLVEDHMRVVMHPSHPLAASKQISLNELSSERFILFNSEFALHDRIIDECQTIGFIPHIVYESSQWDFIGKMVAENLGIAMLPARICQLLDSGEVCTAALCEPIIPWRLAMVWKRSGYLSLATREWIAFNKQRFAQKEEQLD
- a CDS encoding sensor domain-containing diguanylate cyclase yields the protein MKKTGHQALFENNRDGVLLVDKTCQIIGSNFAFSTLTGYTHNQLNKQPLFFMLKSIAADERRTILRVIAHGITSFDTAIIHQKGNRVELSVSQIPYTEDGKQIGSYFIARNITEEKRATENLYKLAFYDELTGLPNRHKFNKDFEQSLAVCSNENKSFVLMMIDIDGFKRINDKLGHYYGDLVLKEIGNRLLENINDEQVEVSRFGGDELTVILNNVNEYDDIAELAKRIIKLIQMPIHFNRKEYTVTASIGIAVYPDHGKDTIELMRNADKAMYEVKKNGKNNYLCYIDKNKKPEKRVNRGVN
- a CDS encoding ATP-binding protein, with the protein product MKTSKRNIILITLLFLTILTGFRLIWNSIHTISSHTKASQGVLDLRSYGSLANATFLLHGEWEFYPNQFVMPDSANLSDHVNNKKYIQVPGNWSDQFDEDSSDYQFGTYRLRIMTSQNIDRSYGLWFTEVASASSVFANGKLLATSGTPAEDYESFIPRKIPYSVSFLPESNEFEIIIQVSNSSTYSMGGITSSIKFGDKAAIEKKRLFALALQLMVCVIFLLNGFYAGIIYFIDRTQKVMIYFFLLVVSAGIGILMDDDKILLTWLPLDYDLSIRLVILLYTANAAFLMQVVRELFPEYKRITPLKWFLWLCILYSLFNIIAPIQSVLSVKFLLGLLMAVSSITVLFLIMKLVFTKSGHMIYLLLSAAGIASSIFWGQIKSYGNFDVGYYPFDMIVAMLGFAAYWFKLYFQNANQMIKLAQKLQKADKTKDEFLATTSHELRTPLHGIISIAQTVLESTDQTVKANHKKDLMLLITIGRRMSYLINDLLDLTQLRENRIRLHARNVNINSIANGVLEMLQALTDGKPIRFLLQVPDTFPEVLADEKRLMQILFNILYNAVKFTDKGTITLHAELIDGMAHIHISDPGIGMDEETLSRIFMAYEQGDPTASISAGGIGLGLNISQKLVHLHGGELYAHSSPGKGSTFSFSLPLFHPASEEHSAVEHPIFHELFVVPAIRGMEEDIVIESSTLPSARRPKILAVDDDPINLKILTKILSNDYFELELVNSGSEALAKLTDQQWDLIIADVMMPNMSGYQLTQLVRKRFSISELPILLLTARSNADDIYYGFQSGANDYVTKPIDATELRVRVRSLTDLKKSVTERLSMEAAYLQAQIQPHFLFNTLNSISALSDIDTIKMQKLIHAFSNYLRISYDFLNATPLVNINHELDLVKAYLYIEQERFEDRLTIIWEIESDLNFKLPPLSVQPLVENAVKHGILSRYKGGTLWIRVITHSNFTEVTIKDNGIGMSEEKLSALLDGPFLEQRGIGLLNTDRRLKKQYGNGLTILSILNEGTSISFSIPNEMPT
- the araA gene encoding L-arabinose isomerase, translating into MLQVKPYQFWFVTGSQHLYGPETLEEVAQHSRIITAALNDDSIIASEIVFKPVVTTPEEIYKLCIEAKADENCAGIITWMHTFSPAKMWIHGLSELRKPLLHLHTQFNRDIPWETIDMDFMNTNQSAHGDREYGHIFSRLNIERKVVTGHWEDGETRSRIGSWMGTAIAVNEGRHLKVARFGDNMRQVSVTEGDKVEAQIKLGWSINGYGIGDLVARMNEVSESEVKQLLEEYNEQYVISSETRGNSASWAAIGEQARIELGLKAFLQEGGFSAFTTSFEDLHGMKQLPGLAVQRLMEQGYGFGGEGDWKTSALTRLMKLIANNKGTSFMEDYTYHLEEGNELVLGSHMLEVCPTIADNRPKIEVHPLGIGGKADPARIVFDGRAGAALNASLVDLGNRFRLIINKVDAVKPMHEMPKLPVARVLWKPQPSLRDAAESWIYAGGAHHTVFSYVVTTEQLVDWADLVGIETVVIDKNSSVRSVRNELRWNELSYRIR